A stretch of Labrus bergylta chromosome 19, fLabBer1.1, whole genome shotgun sequence DNA encodes these proteins:
- the sall3b gene encoding sal-like protein 3b, which produces MSRRKQAKPKHLQSEEEATRSGLLCTNGLVRGTDGGSSEETHICDKCCAEFFTWTELSKHQKVCTEDSLVLIVKDNNRGPDPGASPIGPSPAPSVASSDSSVAESTDAGFELGETMLNDNDSLDNLEEGIDRDEAMEHEHCRPDDYNAPSSPQPPDSAESISPQMSTAGSYSMPSTNVTLEILHSTRVAVAQFSQGIDSCGTGGKAASAAIPVILEHLLALQQQQVHQLQLIEQICNQVAVMNRQPTQVALNPVSRSLSLTSNPFSSQGIIPPPILPLSGTMPSSVNGQAAVSLSSGLEKSQSLQPQTVSGQSSFRDVTCTSASSENSTPPLSSSSISTLLPPYTGSHSSSISGTQTLSSSSPLPMGQSSLLSSSSSLPFLPQSPPSSVIFPNPLASIAATANALDPLAALMKHRKGKLPNVSLFETKPSPEEPFFKHKCRFCAKVFGSDSALQIHLRSHTGERPFKCNICGNRFSTKGNLKVHFQRHKEKYPHVQMNPYPVPEYLDNVPTTTGIPYGMSIPPEKPGSSWLDSKPVVATLPASMGLPLSSTITSTGGSNDPVSVTPSVKSPFQPSPFECLSLSPKHRGSEAHFSPVSESPLSNRETEAANILKAEGVHLPQTCSLRPRGNPATEATSTTIPVGATTPEPVSSASPVSNSPPISIHSDEIKLPTSSPLDSMQASETSKLQQLVENIDKKITDPNQCVLCHRVLSCQSALKMHYRIHTGERPFKCKVCGRAFTTKGNLKAHIGVHRENPPVQVQHSCPICQKKFTNAVVLQQHIRMHMVGQIPDSTLVDRLQDKDSEFSINERNFDSLSSNSNDLTDDISMEEVNEEEEDEVETMVEGVNPSKPLISDWSSPPKSSAIISSIAALENQMRMIDSTVSFTHSFGIKSLTNGFGDDSSKFSVYSSEKRTDHCSAKSPNGSESSCSPHVSASLIENNSEGPTTKSPAENKTRPEYHEPLAASVKREQSESPTSASGAAAAQELKGMETGHLSVKEETPYSMSFQLSRERGQSIPGLVTSPLSGMIKTELNGHSQPSTPSEGPHPLFSVHIPPTYAPIGSPGMTSLLGPVHPRRTPKQHNCNACGKNFSSASALQIHERTHTGEKPFVCSICGRAFTTKGNLKVHMGTHMWNNAPARRGRRLSVENPMALLGGEAMKFGEMFQKDLAARAMNVDTGFWNRYATAIANSLAAKNNEISVIQNRGISQLHPLTAGMDRMSTAGSPMTSRTKTGMDLGNNRHFSMLIDNSKDIGIN; this is translated from the exons GCCTCGTACGGGGCACCGATGGAGGCAGCAGTGAGGAAACACACATCTGTGACAAATGCTGTGCTGAGTTCTTCACATGGACTGAACTGAGTAAACACCAGAAAGTCTGCACTGAGGACTCCTTAGTGCTGATAGTAAAGGACAATAACAGGGGTCCAGATCCAGGGGCATCTCCTATCGGACCCTCTCCGGCTCCCAGTGTGGCGTCTAGTGACTCGTCTGTGGCAGAGTCCACAGATGCCGGCTTTGAGCTGGGGGAGACAATGCTGAATGACAATGACAGTCTGGATAATTTAGAGGAAGGCATTGATCGGGATGAAGCCATGGAGCATGAGCATTGCCGACCGGACGACTACAACGCACCCTCAAGCCCCCAGCCTCCTGATTCAGCGGAGTCCATTTCCCCCCAAATGTCGACTGCTGGCAGCTACAGCATGCCGAGTACGAACGTGACTCTGGAGATTCTACACAGCACGAGGGTGGCTGTCGCCCAGTTCTCGCAGGGGATAGACAGTTGTGGTACTGGAGGGAAGGCTGCCTCAGCTGCCATCCCCGTGATCCTGGAGCACCTGCTGGCTCTGCAGCAACAACAGGTCCACCAGCTGCAGCTTATTGAGCAGATCTGCAACCAAGTAGCCGTCATGAACAGGCAACCAACACAGGTGGCGTTAAACCCGGTGTCCAggtctctgtctctgacatCTAACCCTTTTTCTTCTCAAGGCATCATCCCTCCTCCCATCCTGCCTCTGTCAGGTACAATGCCCTCGTCCGTCAATGGACAGGctgctgtttctttgtcttctgGCCTTGAAAAGTCACAAAGTCTCCAACCACAAACTGTATCTGGACAATCCTCCTTCAGAGATGTAACATGCACCTCAGCCTCCTCAGAGAATTCAACCCCGCctctctccagcagcagcatctcCACGTTACTCCCTCCGTACACAGgctcacacagcagcagcattagTGGTACTCAGACGCTAAGCTCCTCCAGCCCCCTCCCAATGGGCCAGAGCAGCCTCCTCAGCTCATCCTCCAGCTTGCCATTTCTACCTCAGAGCCCTCCCAGCAGCGTCATCTTCCCAAATCCCTTGGCTAGCATTGCCGCCACAGCTAATGCACTTGACCCTCTTGCAGCCCTGATGAAGCACAGGAAAGGGAAACTGCCAAACGTGTCCTTGTTCGAAACCAAGCCCAGCCCAGAGGAGCCTTTCTTCAAGCATAAATGCAGGTTCTGTGCCAAAGTGTTTGGCAGCGACAGCGCTCTGCAGATCCACCTGCGCTCCCATACAGGAGAGCGGCCCTTCAAATGTAACATCTGCGGCAATCGCTTCTCCACAAAAGGGAACTTGAAGGTACACTTCCAGAGACACAAGGAGAAGTATCCTCACGTCCAGATGAACCCCTACCCGGTGCCAGAATATCTAGACAATGTGCCAACCACTACTGGGATTCCCTACGGTATGTCCATCCCTCCAGAAAAACCTGGCTCCTCATGGCTTGATAGCAAACCTGTTGTAGCAACTTTACCAGCCTCTATGGGTCTTCCACTTTCCTCCACTATTACTAGTACTGGAGGCTCAAATGACCCTGTAAGTGTAACTCCATCCGTTAAATCTCCCTTCCAGCCATCTCCTTTTGAATGTTTATCTTTGTCACCTAAACACAGAGGCAGTGAGGCtcatttttctcctgtttcagaGTCTCCGCTATCTAACCGTGAGACAGAAGCAGCCAATATATTAAAAGCAGAGGGGGTCCACTTGCCCCAAACCTGCTCCCTGAGACCAAGAGGCAACCCAGCAACGGAGGCAACCAGCACTACGATCCCAGTAGGGGCCACCACACCCGAACCTGTCTCCTCAGCATCCCCTGTCTCGAACTCTCCACCTATCTCAATCCACTCAGACGAAATCAAACTCCCAACCAGTAGCCCCCTGGACTCTATGCAAGCATCCGAAACCTCAAAGCTTCAGCAGCTGGTGGAGAACATCGACAAAAAGATCACAGACCCCAACCAGTGCGTCCTGTGTCACCGTGTCCTCAGCTGCCAGAGCGCGCTGAAGATGCACTACCGCATTCACACTGGGGAAAGGCCCTTCAAGTGTAAAGTCTGTGGCAGGGCTTTCACCACCAAAGGCAACTTGAAGGCTCATATTGGTGTTCACAGAGAGAACCCTCCCGTTCAGGTGCAACACTCCTGCCCTATTTGCCAGAAAAAGTTCACCAACGCTGTTGTCCTGCAGCAGCACATCCGCATGCACATGGTGGGGCAGATTCCAGACTCTACCCTGGTGGACAGGCTGCAGGACAAGGACAGCGAGTTCTCCATCAATGAGAGAAACTTTGACAGTCTAAGCAGCAATAGCAATGACCTCACTGACGATATTTCAATGGAGGAAGTTaacgaggaagaagaagacgaggtaGAAACCATGGTGGAAGGTGTAAACCCGTCTAAACCCTTGATCTCCGATTGGAGTTCCCCTCCTAAGTCTTCCGCCATTATCTCAAGTATTGCTGCTCTTGAGAACCAAATGAGGATGATTGACTCTACTGTAAGCTTTACCCACTCTTTTGGTATAAAATCTCTAACAAATGGTTTTGGTGATGATAGCAGCAAATTCAGTGTTTATTCATCTGAGAAAAGGACGGACCATTGCAGCGCAAAAAGCCCAAATGGGTCAGAGTCGTCCTGTTCCCCCCATGTGTCCGCGTCTCTGATTGAAAACAACTCAGAAGGACCAACCACTAAATCCCCTGCTGAGAACAAGACCAGGCCAGAATACCATGAGCCTCTGGCAGCCTCAGTGAAGAGAGAGCAATCTGAGTCTCCTACCTCTGCATCAGGAGCTGCAGCGGCCCAAGAGCTGAAAGGAATGGAGACCGGCCATCTGAGTGTGAAAGAGGAGACTCCTTACAGCATGTCATTCCAACTGAGCAGAGAAAGAG GTCAAAGCATCCCTGGCTTGGTAACCAGCCCACTATCAGGCATGATAAAAACCGAGCTCAACGGTCACAGTCAACCAAGCACCCCGTCCGAAGGGCCGCACCCACTTTTCAGCGTCCACATCCCTCCGACTTACGCACCAATCGGCAGCCCAGGAATGACCTCCCTGCTCGGCCCCGTTCATCCTCGACGGACACCAAAGCAGCACAACTGCAACGCCTGTGGGAAGAACTTCTCGTCAGCCAGCGCCCTGCAGATCCACGAGCGCACACACACCGGAGAGAAACCGTTTGTGTGCTCCATCTGCGGCAGAGCGTTCACCACCAAAGGCAATCTGAAG GTTCATATGGGAACTCACATGTGGAACAACGCACCAGCCAGGAGAGGCCGGCGGCTGTCGGTGGAGAACCCCATGGCCCTGCTGGGGGGAGAGGCGATGAAGTTTGGGGAAATGTTTCAGAAGGACCTGGCAGCCCGAGCGATGAACGTCGACACTGGATTTTGGAACCGTTATGCGACAGCCATCGCCAATAGCCTGGCCGCGAAAAACAACGAGATCTCAGTGATCCAGAACAGAGGCATCTCTCAGCTTCACCCTCTCACTGCAGGCATGGACCGGATGAGCACCGCAGGAAGTCCGATGACCAGTCGAACCAAGACAGGCATGGACCTGGGGAATAATAGACATTTTTCTATGCTGATTGACAACAGCAAAGACATTGGAATCAATTGA